Proteins encoded together in one bacterium window:
- a CDS encoding NifB/NifX family molybdenum-iron cluster-binding protein: MLIAFTAAGKGGLKADVDQRFGRAPHFVIVDTESGDAVDEFDNPAIHADHGAGPQAAALVAEHGARGVVSGDFGPKAQAALEGLGLGMWKIKDPTTVEETLRLYREGGLEEIKPPR, translated from the coding sequence ATGCTGATAGCCTTCACGGCCGCGGGAAAGGGCGGCCTGAAAGCCGATGTGGACCAGCGCTTCGGCCGGGCCCCGCACTTCGTCATCGTTGACACCGAGAGCGGGGACGCGGTTGATGAGTTCGACAACCCCGCGATCCATGCGGACCACGGCGCCGGACCCCAAGCCGCCGCTCTCGTCGCCGAGCACGGCGCCCGGGGCGTGGTGTCCGGTGACTTCGGACCCAAGGCCCAGGCCGCTCTGGAGGGGCTCGGGCTGGGAATGTGGAAGATCAAAGACCCGACGACCGTGGAAGAAACCCTCCGGCTCTACCGCGAAGGCGGGCTGGAGGAGATTAAGCCCCCCCGGTGA